In the Arachis ipaensis cultivar K30076 chromosome B10, Araip1.1, whole genome shotgun sequence genome, one interval contains:
- the LOC107621172 gene encoding isoliquiritigenin 2'-O-methyltransferase-like: protein MSLSSKEEENNAFVSALVLCFSRITPAIINAAIDLNLFEIIPSKGIMSASEIASKLPIKKEDTDMVAKRLERMLPSLASHSLLECSIRINQDGTKERVYALSNVGAYFRSSRHEHEYGGSLTPLSVLFHRVYDDLWKDAKDAILDPNNNHFERVYGMPMFEYLKTNKEISHVFDQTMAQSGPLGMKRIISLYKGFEGVTTLVDVGGGIGQTLNLIISAFPSIKGINFDMPHVVKNAPSYLGIEHVGGDMFESVPKGDAIMLKHVCHNWSDEECVKFLRNCHEALPQHGKVIVLDFIMPEIPNSSNSSKHICDVDYLMFIINGGKERTQKEFERLCINSGFSRFQVACTTSLTTFAVIEFYK, encoded by the exons ATGAGTTTGAGCTCCAAAGAGGAAGAAAACAATGCTTTCGTTTCAGCATTGGTACTTTGTTTTA GTCGGATCACTCCTGCAATCATAAATGCAGCCATTGATCTGAATCTGTTTGAGATCATACCATCAAAAGGGATCATGTCTGCCTCGGAAATTGCTTCAAAGCTTCCGATTAAAAAAGAAGACACTGATATGGTGGCAAAGAGGCTGGAGCGCATGCTGCCTTCACTGGCAAGCCACTCGCTTCTAGAATGCTCTATTCGCATTAACCAAGATGGCACCAAAGAAAGAGTTTATGCTCTCTCAAATGTTGGTGCCTACTTCAGATCCTCTCGTCATGAACATGAATATGGCGGCTCCTTGACTCCTCTCTCTGTTCTCTTCCATCGAGTATATGATGACCTTTG GAAGGACGCAAAAGATGCAATTTTGGACCCAAATAACAATCATTTTGAAAGGGTTTATGGAATGCCAATGTTCGAATATTTGAAGACAAACAAAGAAATTAGCCATGTTTTTGACCAAACAATGGCCCAATCTGGCCCACTGGGAATGAAAAGGATCATAAGCCTATACAAAGGTTTTGAGGGAGTGACAACATTGGTTGATGTAGGAGGTGGAATAGGACAAACCTTAAACTTGATCATTTCTGCGTTTCCTTCCATTAAAGGAATTAATTTTGATATGCCTCATGTTGTGAAAAACGCACCATCATATCTAG GGATTGAGCACGTTGGAGGAGACATGTTCGAAAGTGTTCCAAAGGGTGATGCCATTATGCTAAAG CATGTATGTCATAATTGGTCAGATGAAGAATGCGTCAAATTCCTAAGAAACTGCCACGAAGCGTTGCCACAACATGGAAAGGTGATTGTTTTGGACTTCATAATGCCAGAAATCCCGAATTCAAGCAATTCATCAAAACATATTTGTGATGTGGACTACCTCATGTTTATAATTAATGGCGGAAAGGAACGAACCCAGAAAGAATTTGAGAGGCTATGCATCAACTCTGGATTTTCTAGATTCCAAGTTGCTTGCACTACTTCCTTAACTACGTTTGCAGTCATAGAATTTTACAAATaa